GACACCGGCCCGGCTGACCGGTGGCTATCGCCTCCGCCACCAGACCGGCCGAGGAGTCGCTGACGTGCTCCACTCGCACACCGATCCCTGGGAACAACAAATCCTCGACAGTCTTGCTTGCCACGGCAGGAAACACCCTGCCGAAACGATCCCCCGTTCCCCTCGCTGAGCTGGGGATTCACGGAACTGCGGCCAGAGCCGATTTCAGAGATCCTCACCATCTGCCGCCGACGCTGAGCTTGTTCTTTATGGTCTGACCTCGAACAATGTCCCGAACGTGATCGCTCGTACGAGGATTCCGGGGACGTGAACACGGCCTTCGTCTGATCCTGTGCTCCGACCAAAGAGGCACTTGACCAGTACGAAGGCCGTGGGGGAATGAGTCTGCTGCAACCCGATGTCCGGCGGGAGGCGTTCGCAGTGGCGTCACGCTTCCGGGACGAGTTGTACGCGTGTCTGACTGCGCGGGGCGATGAGCTGTTCGAGCTGACCGACGCGCTGCTGTGCGCGGACGGTGTGGTGGCCACGCCGGTGGATCTGACGCTGACGGCTGAGCACCGCCGCGGGCACGGCGCGATGTACGACGCGCTGAACCGCGGGGACGTCGATGTGCCGCGGCTGCGGCAGGTGCTGGCCGGACTGCCGCAGCCCGTGGCCGCCGACGGGCGCCTGGTCCTGGCCCTCGACGTCACCCACTGGCTCCGGCCCGACGCGCCGACCAGTGCGGACCGCTTGTTCTGCCATCTCTACGGCCGCAGCGGGCGCTCGTCGGACCAGTTCGTGCCCGGCTGGCTCTACTCGTTCGTTGCCGCGCTGGAGTCTGGCCGGACTTCGTGGTGCCAGATCCTGGACGCGCTGCGGCTGGGGCCGGCCGACGATGTTGCCGAGGTCACCGCGTCCCAGGTCCGCCGGGTGGTCACCGACCTCATCGATATGGGCCGCTGGAAGGCGGGCGACCGCGACATCCTGATCGTCTTCGACGCCGGCTACGACGCTCCGCGCATGGCCTACCTCCTCGACGGTCTGCCCGTGGAGGTCCTGGGGCGGATGCGCACGGACCGCGTGATGCGCAAGCCCGTCCCGGTGCCGTGGATCTCGCCGCCGCAAGGCGGGCGTCCGCCGAAACACGGCAAGGAATTCCGCTTCGCCAAGCCCGACACCTGGGGCGAGCCCGATGCCGCGACTGTCCAGGCCACCGACCGCTACGGGACCGCTCGCGTGATGGCCTGGGACCGCGTCCACCCGAGGCCGACTACCCGCTCCGCGTGGATCGACCACACCGGCGAACTCCCCGTCATCGAGGGGACACTGATCCGCCTGGAGGTTGACCATCTGCCCGGTGGCCACGATCCGCTCCCGGTCTGGCTGTGGTCGTCGGCCACCGGGACGACCGGCGAGGACGTCGACCTGCGCTGGCAAGCATTCTTGCGCAGATTCGATCTTGAACACACTTTCAGAATGATGAAGCAGACCCTCGGGTGGATCCGTCCGAGGCTGCGGGTTCCCGGGGCCGGTGGACCGGTGGATCTGGCTGTTCGTCGCCGCCCATACGCGGATCCGTCTCCTGCGCGGGGCCGCTGCCGGCTTGCGGCGGCCATGGGGGCCGACTTGCGGGGGCCCTGGGAGGGGCCGGCCGAGTGCGGTCGGCTCGCCCGTGCCTGTGTCCGCCGCGGGTTGAGGAACGTTGGCTCACATCTGGTCTGCTCGGTTCGTGCGCCGAAACCCGTCCGGCCCGGTCCCGGAGGCCTGCTCGGCTCGAGGAATCAGTGTCCTGCCGCCTGCTATGGGGTGGGCAGGACGACCAGACGCCCCGGCTCCATTGAGCTAATTCCATCCTGAAGCCGCAGGTCAGGCCCCTGGTGTGAGCGGTGGTTGGTGGGCTCGCACTGCTCAGGGGTGTGATCGCTAGCAGGTGATCGTCTGGCACGG
The nucleotide sequence above comes from Streptomyces sp. NL15-2K. Encoded proteins:
- a CDS encoding NF041680 family putative transposase, with the protein product MSLLQPDVRREAFAVASRFRDELYACLTARGDELFELTDALLCADGVVATPVDLTLTAEHRRGHGAMYDALNRGDVDVPRLRQVLAGLPQPVAADGRLVLALDVTHWLRPDAPTSADRLFCHLYGRSGRSSDQFVPGWLYSFVAALESGRTSWCQILDALRLGPADDVAEVTASQVRRVVTDLIDMGRWKAGDRDILIVFDAGYDAPRMAYLLDGLPVEVLGRMRTDRVMRKPVPVPWISPPQGGRPPKHGKEFRFAKPDTWGEPDAATVQATDRYGTARVMAWDRVHPRPTTRSAWIDHTGELPVIEGTLIRLEVDHLPGGHDPLPVWLWSSATGTTGEDVDLRWQAFLRRFDLEHTFRMMKQTLGWIRPRLRVPGAGGPVDLAVRRRPYADPSPARGRCRLAAAMGADLRGPWEGPAECGRLARACVRRGLRNVGSHLVCSVRAPKPVRPGPGGLLGSRNQCPAACYGVGRTTRRPGSIELIPS